Proteins encoded by one window of Dryocola sp. LX212:
- the pqqU gene encoding TonB-dependent receptor PqqU — protein sequence MPHGKSRLSLLLLPALSPWVSPAFAGETPKNNEQTMVVTATPGVVSELDAPAAVSVVYGDDMRQAAPRVNLSESLSAVPGLQVQNRQNYAQDLQLSIRGFGSRSTYGVRGVRMYVDGIPATMPDGQGQTSNIDINSVDSIEVLRGPFSALYGNSSGGVVNVTTTTGTQPPTLEASTYYGSFGSWRNSVKATGSTGDGTQAGDVDYSVSASRFTTHGYRDHSSAQKNLGNAKLGVRLDDASKLTFLFNSVDIDANDPGGLTEQEWHDNPTQAPRAEQYNTRKTTKQTQAGLHYERQLTANDDLSIMAYAGERETTQYQSIPVGPQLNPTHPGGVIQLSRHYQGIDSRWTHRGNLLSMPFTFTTGLDYETMSEKRKGFENFVVENGTTVLGEKGNMRRDERNLMWNVDPYLQTAWQFTDKLSLDAGVRFSSVYFDSNDFYVTGANGDDSGDASYHKWLPAASLKYAITDAWNVYTSAGRGFETPTINELSYRDSGQSGLNFGLKPSTSDTIEVGSKTRVGNGLFTAAVFQTDTDDEIVVDQSSGGRTTYKNAGETRRRGVELSLDQQFAYDWRVKAAWTYLDATYRTNVCGDESCKGNRMPGIARNMGYAAVEYAPAEGFYAGADVRYMSDIQADDENDAKAPTYTVASLNSGYKFRIRESWLLDVWGRVDNLFDRDYVGSVIVNEGNGRYFEPAPGRNYGVGVNLSYSFL from the coding sequence ATGCCACACGGAAAGTCCCGCCTGTCCCTGCTCCTGCTGCCAGCCCTGTCGCCATGGGTTTCTCCCGCCTTCGCCGGGGAGACGCCTAAAAATAACGAACAAACCATGGTGGTAACCGCCACGCCTGGCGTAGTTTCTGAACTCGACGCTCCCGCCGCAGTCAGCGTCGTTTACGGCGACGATATGCGCCAGGCCGCGCCGCGCGTGAACCTCTCGGAAAGCCTGAGCGCAGTCCCCGGTTTGCAGGTGCAGAACCGCCAGAACTACGCGCAGGATTTACAGCTGTCGATTCGCGGCTTTGGTTCACGCTCAACCTACGGCGTGCGTGGCGTAAGGATGTACGTTGACGGTATTCCTGCCACCATGCCGGATGGGCAGGGCCAGACGTCTAACATTGATATCAACAGCGTGGACAGCATCGAAGTCCTGCGCGGGCCGTTTTCTGCGTTATACGGCAACTCATCCGGCGGCGTAGTCAACGTTACGACCACAACCGGCACACAGCCGCCAACGCTTGAAGCCAGTACGTACTACGGCAGTTTTGGCAGCTGGCGCAACAGCGTCAAAGCCACGGGCTCTACCGGCGACGGCACGCAGGCTGGCGATGTCGATTATTCTGTGTCCGCTTCACGCTTTACCACCCACGGCTATCGTGACCACAGCAGCGCGCAGAAAAACCTCGGCAATGCCAAACTGGGCGTGCGCCTGGATGATGCCAGCAAGCTGACTTTCCTGTTCAACAGCGTGGATATCGATGCAAACGATCCGGGCGGCCTGACCGAACAGGAGTGGCACGACAACCCAACCCAGGCCCCGCGTGCCGAGCAGTACAACACCCGTAAAACCACTAAACAGACGCAGGCTGGCCTGCATTACGAGCGCCAGCTGACGGCGAATGACGATCTCAGCATCATGGCCTACGCCGGTGAGCGGGAAACGACGCAGTACCAGTCGATTCCCGTTGGGCCACAGCTTAACCCTACCCACCCGGGCGGCGTGATCCAGCTTTCCCGCCACTATCAGGGCATTGATTCCCGCTGGACGCACCGCGGCAACCTGCTCTCCATGCCGTTCACCTTCACGACAGGCCTTGACTACGAGACGATGTCCGAGAAGCGTAAAGGCTTTGAAAACTTTGTGGTGGAAAACGGCACCACGGTACTGGGGGAAAAAGGCAATATGCGCCGCGATGAACGCAACCTTATGTGGAACGTTGACCCTTATCTGCAGACTGCCTGGCAGTTCACCGATAAGCTCAGCCTGGACGCGGGCGTGCGCTTCAGCTCGGTCTACTTCGACTCCAACGATTTCTACGTTACCGGCGCCAACGGGGATGACAGCGGCGACGCGAGCTATCACAAATGGCTGCCTGCGGCGTCGTTAAAGTACGCGATTACGGATGCGTGGAACGTCTACACCTCGGCGGGCCGCGGTTTTGAAACGCCAACCATCAACGAGCTGTCCTATCGCGATAGCGGCCAGTCCGGGCTGAACTTTGGCCTGAAACCGTCCACCAGCGACACCATTGAAGTCGGCAGCAAAACCCGCGTTGGCAACGGTCTGTTCACCGCAGCCGTATTCCAGACGGATACCGACGATGAGATCGTCGTGGATCAAAGCAGCGGCGGGCGCACCACCTACAAAAACGCCGGTGAAACTCGCCGTCGCGGCGTTGAACTTTCGCTCGATCAGCAGTTTGCGTATGACTGGCGGGTGAAAGCAGCATGGACTTATCTTGACGCCACCTACCGTACTAACGTTTGCGGCGACGAAAGCTGTAAAGGCAACCGGATGCCGGGCATCGCCCGCAACATGGGATACGCGGCGGTGGAATACGCCCCTGCGGAAGGTTTTTATGCCGGTGCGGACGTGCGTTATATGAGTGATATCCAGGCCGACGATGAAAACGATGCGAAAGCGCCGACCTACACCGTCGCGTCGCTGAACAGCGGCTATAAATTCCGTATCCGCGAAAGCTGGCTGCTGGACGTCTGGGGACGGGTGGATAACCTGTTCGACCGGGATTATGTCGGGTCGGTCATCGTTAACGAGGGCAACGGGCGCTATTTCGAACCCGCACCGGGCCGTAATTACGGCGTTGGCGTAAACCTGAGTTATTCGTTCTTATAA
- a CDS encoding thiamine pyrophosphate-binding protein — MKSINTLADFSLRSGADMLLEVLESEGVEYIFGNPGTTELPLIDALLRHEDIHYVLALQESSAVAIADGYAKASGKTGFLNLHTASGLGHGMGNLINSRIMKTPLVVTVGQQDTRHYVREPLLYDDVVSIASPVVKWTKEVTSAAQLPVLVRRAFHDASYPPAGPVLLSLPMDVMEEMHDASILASSRVNYHTVASSLDELAVELSHVQPGKLMMIAGDEIHSNHSTDETVLLAEMLGAHVYGSSWPLNLPFPPHHPLWRGNMPTVSRDIAKIIMNYDAVFILGGKSLITILYSEAEAIPQDCVVYQLSSDMNELGRTYPTRLSLMGDIKISLQQLLPKLERLTYRKKTLFQKRINEAKSEREKSQQLLEAVFTLEFTHPVISPLVAAHEVLRAIPPGLTLVDEAIATTNHIRKFISDQQYQRYYFMRGGGLGWGMPAAVGHSLGLGREPVVCLVGDGAAMYSPQALWTAAHEKLPVTFIVMNNFEYNVLKNFMKSQSSYTSVAQGRFIGMDLVNPCIDFQSLAASMGISACRVTQAVDIATAVKSGIASGKTNLIEVIISAD, encoded by the coding sequence TGCTTCGCCACGAAGATATTCATTATGTTCTGGCATTGCAGGAAAGCAGCGCGGTGGCTATTGCTGACGGATACGCAAAGGCATCAGGTAAAACAGGTTTTTTGAATTTGCATACCGCAAGCGGACTGGGCCACGGCATGGGTAACCTGATTAACTCACGAATCATGAAAACACCGCTTGTCGTGACGGTCGGCCAGCAGGACACCCGGCACTATGTGCGCGAGCCTTTACTTTATGATGATGTGGTGTCCATTGCTTCCCCCGTCGTGAAGTGGACAAAAGAAGTGACCAGCGCCGCTCAGCTTCCGGTGCTGGTAAGGCGAGCGTTTCACGATGCCAGCTATCCCCCGGCAGGTCCGGTGCTGCTCTCGCTCCCCATGGACGTTATGGAAGAGATGCACGATGCCAGCATTCTTGCCTCTTCGCGGGTGAATTACCATACCGTCGCCAGCTCGCTGGATGAGCTTGCGGTTGAGCTAAGCCATGTGCAGCCAGGTAAGCTGATGATGATTGCCGGTGATGAAATTCACAGCAACCACTCAACGGATGAGACTGTTCTGCTGGCAGAAATGCTGGGGGCGCACGTTTACGGTTCATCCTGGCCGTTAAATTTGCCCTTCCCGCCCCATCATCCCCTGTGGCGAGGGAATATGCCGACGGTGTCCCGGGATATCGCAAAAATCATTATGAACTACGATGCCGTCTTCATACTGGGCGGCAAAAGTTTAATCACTATTCTCTACAGCGAAGCTGAAGCTATTCCGCAGGACTGCGTTGTGTATCAGCTTTCTTCAGATATGAACGAGTTAGGCAGAACTTATCCCACCAGGCTGTCGCTGATGGGCGATATCAAAATCTCGCTTCAGCAGCTGTTACCTAAGCTCGAACGCCTGACCTATCGTAAGAAAACTCTTTTTCAGAAGCGTATTAACGAAGCGAAAAGCGAGCGTGAAAAAAGTCAGCAGCTGCTTGAGGCTGTTTTCACATTGGAATTTACTCACCCTGTTATTTCGCCCCTGGTCGCAGCCCACGAGGTTCTCCGCGCTATCCCGCCGGGCCTCACCCTCGTTGATGAGGCGATTGCAACAACCAACCACATCAGGAAATTTATTTCCGACCAACAATACCAGCGATATTACTTTATGCGCGGTGGAGGCCTGGGATGGGGCATGCCTGCTGCGGTAGGCCATTCGCTGGGGCTCGGCCGCGAGCCGGTAGTCTGTCTGGTGGGCGACGGCGCAGCAATGTATTCACCGCAGGCGCTGTGGACTGCCGCCCACGAAAAACTGCCGGTGACGTTTATCGTCATGAATAATTTTGAGTACAACGTGCTTAAAAACTTCATGAAAAGCCAGTCATCCTACACTTCCGTTGCCCAGGGGCGATTTATCGGCATGGATCTCGTCAATCCCTGCATTGACTTTCAGTCGCTCGCGGCGTCGATGGGTATTAGTGCGTGCCGGGTCACCCAGGCAGTGGACATCGCAACAGCGGTGAAGAGCGGCATAGCCAGCGGGAAGACTAATCTCATTGAGGTGATAATCTCAGCGGATTAG